The stretch of DNA caaataaaataaagcagtGGCTAAAAGGCAGCTTCTGGTTTTTGCAATGCTTcgattaaatgaaatttttaattataaatcggactttcaattaaaaatgtctcAAAAACGTGCTCAAAATTAAGTGTATAAAAGCAGGGCAGCATTTTGTAGCAGGTTGTTGTGTCTTTGAGTTGTACGCAGCAGATTCTCTTGAGGACTAGCATCGGGGCAATGGTCGGCTTAGGCTGGTGGCGCTTCGGCGGGAGCAGCCTCGGCGGGAGCAGCCTCGGCCGGTGCAGCctcagcagcgggagcagcctCCGCTGCAGGAGCACcctcagcagcaggagcagcctcagcagcaggcgcaccctcagcaggaggagcagctccctcagccgcaggagcagctccCTCAGCGGGTGGGGCCGCTCCCTCGGCAGGTGGTGCCGCTCCTTCGGCTGGTGGTGCTGCGCCCTCAGCCGGTGCGGCAGGTGCTCCTCCCTCGGCCGGtggggcggcagcagcagcctctcccTCGGCAGCTGGAACGGGCTCTGGCTCCGATCCCGGTGGTGGCCCCTCGTAGTTCTTGACATACGGCACCTCGGCACCCTCTGGGGGCAAGTCGATCGAGTACTCgaatggtggtggtggtggtggaggaggagtgggcTCCTTGGGCGGTGGTGTCGGCAACTTGACCGGCACAGCCGCCTCCGCAGCAGCTTCGACAAGGGCCGGATCCAAGGTGGCAGGATCAACACCCGCAGCCAATGCTGCGGCCAGAGCATCGGCGGCTTCCTGCTTGGCCGCTGCGACGGCCGCCGCTTCGGCCTCGGCCTTGGCCTTTGCTTCCGCAATGCGAGCCAGATCCTCCTCGGTGAGCTCGGGCGTGGGCGGCTTGGGGTTACGCGGGTTCCAGAAGGGCTCCAGGCCCACAATCACATCCACGAACGCTTCATCGAGGCTGTCGTTGATCAGACAGTAGCGTTCCTTCTCAACGATCGTATCATCTGTCGATATCGATGGTCGTCGACACGCGGCATGCGATGTGGATTTTGTTTGGTGAAAAAAGCAAGACAAGCGATGGAGTGGTGCAAGATCGatagcgaaagagagagagagagaaagcgtgTTGGAAAAATAAAGCATGTGAGAAGGAGGCAATAGAAacgagaaaactaaaaattaaacTTCAATCGAGTTGAATAATCAatgggggagtgggagtgggtgtgggagttGGAGAGGAGGCGCACAGGAGGCGGGCGGTTTATGTTAGTGAGATTCGGAAAGGAAAAACACATTGGCCAGTTCATTAACGGCGACGAGATCCTTCTAGGGAGATCCTTGATCTATTTCATCACTTtagacaacaaacaacatttcAGGGTTTGCTTTAGGCAGGTGCTGCCTCAGCGGCAGGTGCAGCTTCGGCGGGTGCCGCTTCGGCAGCGGGTGGTGGCGGTGCGTCGCCTGCAGGTGGTGCAGCTGCGGCGTCTCCTTCGGCTGGTgctgcagcgggagcagctgcCTCGCCTTCCGCTGGTGCTGCCGCGGGAGCAGCTGCCTCTCCTtccgctggagctgcagcggcagcagcttcgcCTTCAacgggtggcagcagcagcagcttccccCTCTGGGACAGCCGCCACTGCGGGCAGCATATCGCCTGGCTCGGCATTCTTCACGTACGGCACCTCAGCACCCTCTGGGGGCAAATCGATCGAGTACTCGaatggtggtggcggtggtggaggaggagtgggcTCCTTGGGTGGTGGTGTAGGCAACTTGACCGGCACAGCCGCCTCCGCAGCAGCCTCGATAAGGGCCGGATCCAAGGTGGCCGGATCCACACCCGCAGCTAGTGCAGCGGCCAGAGCATCAGCGGCTTCCTGTTTGGCCGCTGCCAAAGCTGCCGCTTCGGCCTCGGCCTTGGCCTTTTCTTCCGCAATGCGTGCCATATCCTCCTCGGTGAGCTCGGGCGTTGGTGGCTTGGGGTAGCGATCGTTGTAGAAGGGCGGCATGCCCATCAGCTCAACGAAGGTCCAGTCCAGGCTGTCGCCAATGAGGGCATAATGCTCTTTCTCGACGATCGTCTCGTCTGGCATTGGGTTGAGTGGTTTGGGGTGTGGTTTAGTGGTTCATTGGTTAGTGGTTGCCGCATGGCGGCGggcggcagcatcagcgaAAGTAGAAATTCGGATTAGAGCAGAGTCAGAGTGAGAGTCAGAGATCGCGTGCGATAGAACCTTCAGAGGCCGATTGCGGGGTCAAGGCACATACAGAGGATCGACAGAGGAGGACACTGAACGTTGGACGATGGCACGACGCGTCGTGGGATTAGTTCTGGATTAtgcatatattttcttgaaaaatactttatttgtgcaattttgcagcagcatggattgtatatgtagtatatatgtatatgtatgtatatcgtatgtgtatgcataggtatatttgtatattaaaatataaataattaatttatgtaaatcgtaagtaaatcgaatttaaattgttttctctttttattttaattgccatcTTTGTGGGCCCCCATCTGCTCCcagtttgtattttgtttcgGGATATATATTCAGAAGAATCGGTAGAATGTCggaattggttttttttgttttgttttatttttcaaataaaagaaaggcGCTACCGGAAAATCGGCAAAcgcaattgcaattggaatGGATGTGCGCTGTGTGTTGTTGTCGCTCCTCAAGTTTTGTTAAATTTCTcgaaataattgtaattatagtaaagtgtgtgtgtgtgtgtgggtggttgtggtgtggtgtggtgtgtttgtgtggtaGGCGTGGCGGCAAAACTTAAAAGTAGGCAAATATTACACAACGTTTTGCAAACattacaatttgtttaaataatgTATAAACAATGTATAAACATTAGCATATATATTAATACAGTTAAGCGCTGGCGACACAAAATACAAAGTttctttctttacttttctcttttctcttttttttagcatATAGAATGTACTTCACtttctttaaatataaataacagcgttttgtttgtctctctatttaaaataaaatacacataaaCTAAGAAGAAGGCGgcaatgcattttgtttgtccaAGTTGTCATTTATAATCATCGtaatacacaaacaaaaacaatgttaAAAAAGGGGTAGCAAAAGCAAGTTTAAAATAATTGGGAGAAAAAACATCTACTCTACGTTTAAATCGTTTGTCGAAAGTTACTAAAAAGACAACCCAAAAAAGGAGATTTAAATATTGCAACAGTGTTGTAAAGGCATCTTGGATCAATTTTGATTGGAATGTGCACAACGTTAGTGCACACTGGAAATCGCTAGCTGCCAGTCACAGCTCCATTTTggaattgaaaataattggaATGCGCTTGCTACTACGGGGTAGAGTGTcttgttttttgcttctttcgtAACTGCTTTTCTTTGAgtttatgttaaatatttaacgctattttttatatttttctttcgttttttttgttttgttttgcttagcGTTTTTGTCCAGAGTTCTTCGGAAAGATGGCGTCAACTCTGCAATTGGAAGACACTTGGCGTCCCGGGTGTCTGTCTGGCTCAGTGTATGCATTGGGGTGGTGGTGtaaatgtgttttgtttgtttctttttctagTATTTAAATATGGAAAGCGCCAGTTTGGTGTGTgggttggtgttgttgttgttgagggGTGGCGGTGTGTATATAGTTTTGACGTCAAAGCAGGCAGTTTAGTTAATTTACACAAGCAAATTAGATGAATTTACATGTTCTGTATGTCATGTAAAGTGTTCTCCATTTCCTCCTGCAGCAGTTTGTTCTTTCCGCGCTCATTCAGCAAGTCATCTGAGGGCGcgcacattttttgtttgtttgttggggATTTGACGGTACATGCAGGCGGatttacaacaaaatttgtttgcgtttttttagcgagcgagcgagcgagggtACAAGCAGCGCAAgttgtattgtttttgttaagcacaacattaacaacaaataatatatgaaaagtaaaaacaaaaatacaaataaattaagtaatgttttttttttggataaacagcagaaaaaataaaaataatatttcaagGGATTGTACATAAAAAGAGACACTCAAAATTTCACCATAGATCACAATTGGTACTGGATATTGGAAtaaggaaattaattttgatccTACTTATAAGTAATAAAAAAGAActatttgaataaatttcaGTTAACTAATATAATCATTgtgatttaatttgaaataCTGCTACACAAATTTTGGAAATATTCAACTATGTACATTTCCATGGCTAAGTTCTCTCTTAGAGCCTCAGTAATATATGGATAAATTCTTTGACGGACATACCTTCGAGCCTGTCGACTTCCTTCTGCAATTTCTGAACGGAACGTTCAGCGAACTCAGCGCGAGCCTCAGCCTTTAATTTTTGGGAAGGAGGGAAAAGAGTGTTAAATGTTTATATTAGTAAAAAGTTGAATATTCAGTGGGGGagtaaaaagcaacaaaaagtggcTGGCAGGCATGGGTTAGAGGGCAACGCAAATTTCCCTTTAATCCATACCTGGCAGACGATTCAAATTCTGTGTGCTGGGGAAATTTCCCCCGAGCAAACAGAATTTACAAGTTAAA from Drosophila subobscura isolate 14011-0131.10 chromosome O, UCBerk_Dsub_1.0, whole genome shotgun sequence encodes:
- the LOC117896381 gene encoding tropomyosin-1, isoforms 33/34 isoform X13 encodes the protein MTTSIPQGTLLDVLKKKMRQTKEEMEKYKDECEEFHKRLQLEVVRREEAESEVAALNRRIQLLEEDLERSEERLGSATAKLSEASQAADESERARKILENRALADEERMDALENQLKEARFLAEEADKKYDEVARKLAMVEADLERAEERAEQGENKIVELEEELRVVGNNLKSLEVSEEKANQREEEYKNQIKTLNTRLKEAEARAEFAERSVQKLQKEVDRLEDDTIVEKERYCLINDSLDEAFVDVIVGLEPFWNPRNPKPPTPELTEEDLARIAEAKAKAEAEAAAVAAAKQEAADALAAALAAGVDPATLDPALVEAAAEAAVPVKLPTPPPKEPTPPPPPPPPFEYSIDLPPEGAEVPYVKNYEGPPPGSEPEPVPAAEGEAAAAAPPAEGGAPAAPAEGAAPPAEGAAPPAEGAAPPAEGAAPAAEGAAPPAEGAPAAEAAPAAEGAPAAEAAPAAEAAPAEAAPAEAAPAEAPPA